Proteins from a single region of Amblyomma americanum isolate KBUSLIRL-KWMA chromosome 10, ASM5285725v1, whole genome shotgun sequence:
- the LOC144107306 gene encoding uncharacterized protein LOC144107306 yields MKLGGLDPPQQSAAAKDAVPAVETKAAPVCRTYLEAPRGALRAATVHPGAYNQHSIKDVCTVPKATASDHLARRTLLEVPVQRVSVQPVPQLRRCRWDVAMV; encoded by the exons ATGAAGCTCGGAGGCCTGGATCCTCCTCAGCAGAGCGCCGCCGCCAAAGACGCGGTCCCGGCGGTCGAGACCAAGGCGGCACCCGTTTGTCGGACATACCTGGAAGCCCCTCGCGGAGCCCTGCGGGCAGCGACAGTGCACCCAGgcgcatacaaccagcattccatCAAAGACGTATGCACG GTGCCAAAGGCCACCGCCTCCGACCATCTGGCAAGGCGGACCCTGCTGGAGGTACCTGTCCAGAGAGTGTCGGTCCAGCCAGTCCCTCAGCTGCGGCGTTGCCGGTGGGACGTGGCCATGGTGTGA